The following are encoded in a window of Mycoplasmopsis bovis PG45 genomic DNA:
- a CDS encoding ABC transporter permease yields MENQKQKNQNSYFTDSISEISGKLVEQKQLVDFDNRFKRKLKWHQKLFNIKSPWIASMLKAFAVILEFFVIAFIVITITFFLINSVPGGTGLTAGLDEAAKRAVEEKYGLNQPLIIRYGIYLKNIIHLDFGISLSVFPGEKINDFVWVRFYKSFLIGIFSVMLTLVMGIPLGVYVGMNPDKLPDHIATLVVSIFSSIPSLVFALWLLLIGRKLNLPYIFNEKDISTYVLPGLALSLGSIIVYIKYIRTELNRELNSQHCKFCYLKGITKRRFVWTHALKPALFPIATFFPVVIFGSFIGSVFIEQIFFITGSGGLLLNAITSKDFNIILFMVTLFSLLTILSYTCRDALYKIIDPRVRRRG; encoded by the coding sequence ATGGAAAATCAGAAACAAAAAAATCAAAATTCCTATTTTACCGATAGTATTTCAGAAATATCGGGAAAATTAGTTGAACAAAAGCAATTGGTTGATTTTGACAACCGTTTTAAGCGAAAACTGAAATGGCATCAAAAATTATTTAACATTAAATCTCCTTGAATAGCAAGTATGCTTAAAGCGTTTGCTGTTATTCTAGAGTTCTTTGTTATTGCTTTCATTGTTATTACTATAACCTTCTTCTTAATAAATTCAGTTCCAGGTGGAACAGGTCTAACTGCTGGCCTTGATGAGGCAGCTAAACGTGCTGTAGAAGAAAAATATGGGCTTAACCAGCCACTTATTATTAGATATGGCATATATTTAAAAAATATAATTCATCTAGATTTTGGAATTTCTTTATCGGTTTTTCCTGGTGAAAAAATTAATGATTTTGTATGGGTTCGTTTTTATAAAAGTTTTCTAATTGGTATTTTCTCAGTTATGCTAACTTTAGTTATGGGAATACCTTTAGGAGTTTATGTGGGTATGAACCCTGATAAGCTTCCTGACCATATTGCCACTTTAGTTGTGTCAATTTTCTCATCTATTCCATCATTAGTTTTTGCCCTATGGCTCTTATTGATAGGCAGAAAACTAAATCTTCCATATATTTTTAATGAAAAAGATATTTCAACTTATGTGCTTCCTGGACTAGCTCTCTCACTTGGTTCAATTATTGTGTATATAAAATATATAAGAACTGAGCTTAACAGAGAGCTTAACTCGCAACACTGTAAGTTCTGTTATTTAAAAGGTATAACAAAACGCCGTTTTGTTTGAACACATGCGCTTAAACCTGCTTTATTCCCAATTGCAACATTTTTCCCAGTTGTAATATTTGGAAGCTTTATTGGTAGTGTTTTCATTGAACAAATATTCTTTATAACTGGTTCTGGTGGACTACTTCTTAATGCCATAACTTCAAAAGACTTTAACATAATCTTATTTATGGTAACTCTATTCTCCTTACTTACAATTCTTTCATATACATGTCGTGATGCACTTTATAAAATAATTGACCCAAGGGTAAGAAGAAGGGGTTAA
- a CDS encoding MHO_1590 family protein → MSKKAKLILFPILGTVGVAATVTPFAVLSIKKSNNNKITPAENSKIVNYSVTFPSLSPTNYYKFIKFDDNNIPYLENNVVSAIVKDVLSKLSDYEKDIDFDYKFVNPQMLEVYFKLNFNQNPEFKTYKLEISKDKNYSKLIVH, encoded by the coding sequence ATGAGTAAAAAAGCCAAACTAATTTTGTTTCCAATATTAGGAACTGTTGGTGTTGCTGCAACTGTGACGCCATTCGCGGTGCTTTCTATAAAAAAATCTAATAACAATAAAATAACGCCTGCCGAAAACAGCAAAATCGTGAATTATTCGGTGACTTTCCCAAGTTTGTCACCTACAAATTACTACAAATTTATTAAGTTTGATGATAACAATATACCTTATTTAGAAAATAATGTTGTTTCAGCGATTGTTAAGGATGTGCTATCTAAGTTATCTGACTATGAAAAAGATATTGACTTTGACTATAAATTTGTTAATCCACAAATGTTAGAAGTTTATTTTAAATTGAATTTCAATCAAAATCCAGAATTTAAAACATATAAATTGGAGATATCAAAAGACAAAAATTATTCCAAGTTAATTGTTCACTAA
- a CDS encoding ABC transporter permease, producing the protein MVKLSEWLKNWNRKRKRREESPNNALGAELAPNKFLRPLAYKEWQIVGNLFEFNETSKMHKQQNSFVEFFYRFSRSFAGVFGFVTLVILILLALIIPLVTKYDPLQLAVENKYETFFTDGHILGTDSVGRDLWARLWYGLRYSLALSFIATFIQVIVGLIIGIMMGHFRIFDKIMTFIIKIISNVPSIIILITITIIIKPTFWVMIFALSFTSWAGIANQMRSQVLRAKSFEWVSASKILGTPTYKVLMNYLPILIPLLITEIVFHIPGIILSETSLAFIGLSIPNVATLGNLISEGSKNFTVFPRYVLVPSFMLILVTASIQLMSGAVQDSLLRQR; encoded by the coding sequence ATGGTTAAGCTATCTGAATGATTGAAAAATTGAAATAGAAAGAGAAAGAGAAGAGAAGAAAGCCCAAATAATGCTCTTGGTGCAGAGTTGGCACCAAATAAGTTTTTAAGACCGCTTGCTTACAAAGAGTGACAAATTGTTGGTAATTTATTTGAATTTAATGAAACTAGCAAAATGCATAAGCAGCAAAACTCTTTTGTTGAGTTCTTCTATCGCTTCAGTCGCTCATTTGCTGGTGTATTTGGTTTTGTAACTCTTGTTATTCTTATATTACTAGCACTAATAATTCCATTAGTTACTAAATACGACCCATTACAATTAGCTGTTGAAAATAAATATGAAACCTTTTTTACTGACGGTCACATTTTAGGTACAGATTCAGTTGGTAGAGATTTATGAGCTAGATTATGATATGGGCTTAGGTACTCACTTGCTTTATCATTTATAGCCACATTTATCCAGGTGATAGTTGGCCTAATTATCGGAATTATGATGGGTCACTTTAGAATTTTTGACAAAATAATGACCTTTATTATCAAAATTATTTCTAACGTTCCATCGATAATTATTCTTATAACAATAACTATTATTATTAAACCGACTTTCTGAGTTATGATCTTTGCCTTGTCATTCACTTCATGAGCTGGAATTGCTAACCAAATGCGTTCCCAAGTGTTACGTGCTAAATCATTTGAATGAGTTAGTGCATCCAAAATTTTAGGCACACCGACATATAAAGTGTTGATGAACTACTTGCCAATTTTAATTCCATTATTAATTACAGAAATAGTGTTCCATATTCCAGGAATTATTCTCTCAGAAACATCATTAGCTTTCATAGGCTTATCTATTCCAAATGTAGCTACTTTAGGTAATCTAATTAGCGAAGGTTCTAAGAACTTTACAGTTTTCCCACGTTATGTTTTAGTTCCATCATTTATGCTTATTTTAGTAACTGCTTCAATTCAATTAATGTCAGGTGCAGTACAAGATAGCTTGTTAAGACAAAGATAG
- a CDS encoding ABC transporter ATP-binding protein, translated as MSKQYYVEKRAFGKSLYREVVEGTSEMLNAYPERNAIVQIRNLDIVYGSGVKSFTAIKDLNLNIYDGEVLGLVGESGSGKSTTGRAIIGLTPYEFGQIKILDRVVPKNIDKGWKFSKKYKETIDFMVNKVQMIFQDPTNSLNPFKNVEYVVGEGLSNTKNSKLIYLTDFDEATFMAINSLIKLKDPDNVIYENPLKKYQLEGETIESSYNFVFNEFVKILEQRASSNPQVYDEIYKKIIAEKEERDKMSKLSEKQCKKQLVIDILKQVGLDDTVLGRFPLEFSGGQQQRLGICRAVVLRPKLLIADEPISALDVSIQAQVINIFNELKEKYHLTILFIAHDLRMVEYISDRIAVINRGTLLEIGPTDEIINNPYHPYTKSLLDAVPSIEKEKGSLMGNIYDHKIHNYTEDYQPTWHNVGNKHFVLATATEIEQYKIESMTKERH; from the coding sequence ATGAGTAAACAATACTATGTTGAAAAAAGAGCCTTTGGCAAGTCGCTTTATCGTGAAGTTGTTGAAGGAACTAGTGAAATGCTTAATGCCTATCCAGAAAGAAATGCAATAGTTCAAATTAGAAATTTAGATATTGTTTATGGCTCAGGTGTAAAATCATTTACTGCTATCAAAGATTTAAACTTAAATATTTATGATGGTGAAGTTCTTGGTTTAGTAGGTGAATCTGGTTCTGGTAAATCTACAACGGGAAGAGCAATCATTGGACTAACTCCTTATGAATTTGGTCAAATTAAAATACTAGATCGAGTTGTACCCAAGAACATTGACAAAGGCTGGAAATTTAGCAAAAAATATAAGGAAACAATCGACTTTATGGTTAATAAAGTTCAGATGATTTTCCAAGACCCCACCAACTCTTTAAACCCTTTTAAGAATGTTGAATATGTTGTTGGAGAAGGTTTATCTAATACGAAAAACTCTAAGTTAATATATCTAACTGATTTTGATGAGGCTACTTTTATGGCTATAAATAGCCTCATTAAGTTAAAAGATCCAGACAATGTTATATATGAAAATCCACTTAAAAAATATCAGTTAGAAGGCGAAACAATCGAATCTTCATACAATTTTGTATTTAATGAATTTGTAAAAATCTTGGAGCAAAGAGCGTCTTCTAACCCTCAAGTTTATGATGAAATCTACAAGAAAATAATTGCTGAAAAAGAAGAAAGAGACAAGATGTCTAAGCTTTCTGAAAAGCAATGCAAGAAGCAATTGGTTATTGACATTTTAAAACAGGTTGGACTTGATGATACTGTTCTAGGTAGATTCCCGCTGGAATTTTCGGGTGGTCAACAACAACGTTTAGGAATTTGTAGGGCTGTTGTCTTAAGACCTAAACTACTAATAGCTGACGAGCCTATTTCTGCCCTAGACGTTTCAATACAGGCACAAGTTATTAATATTTTTAACGAATTAAAAGAAAAATATCATTTAACTATTTTATTCATTGCTCATGATTTAAGAATGGTTGAATATATCTCGGACAGGATTGCTGTAATTAACAGAGGAACATTATTAGAAATTGGCCCAACTGATGAGATAATAAATAATCCTTACCACCCGTACACCAAGAGTTTATTAGATGCGGTTCCTTCCATAGAAAAGGAAAAGGGTTCGCTTATGGGCAATATTTATGATCATAAAATTCATAACTATACAGAAGATTACCAACCTACATGACATAATGTTGGCAATAAGCACTTTGTGTTAGCTACTGCAACTGAAATTGAGCAGTATAAAATTGAATCTATGACAAAAGAGAGACATTAG
- a CDS encoding ABC transporter ATP-binding protein: MKKQWNSIASIYKKWKENSQMFAEAKHKEYKNPHSDVALSIQHLSMIFKIAPQVYKKAVDDLSFEVKKGQFHGFVGNNGSGKTTTIRSILGFYPGIFGKLFINGLDFTNPAAKKKIGYIPEVSIFPKNLSATEYLYSLALMSGVDKNTIKDKIEHIMNTYGFHVPDMTKSPAFMSSGQKKSIMLIQALINDPEILILDEPAANLDPSSRIKLFNTLKQLHLEGKTILISSHILDELEKYIDSFTLLSEGKLVYSGAIKELENRTKFNIKLVVDNYELIRPYLEANDINYYFDSDAVYCEIKTKEEKLNLIQEILKLKLDLISISENYQPVISRFFESTKN; this comes from the coding sequence ATGAAAAAACAATGAAATTCAATAGCATCAATATACAAAAAATGGAAAGAAAATAGTCAAATGTTTGCTGAAGCAAAGCATAAGGAGTATAAGAATCCACATTCTGATGTAGCCCTTTCAATACAACATTTATCAATGATATTCAAAATTGCCCCACAGGTCTATAAAAAAGCTGTAGACGACTTAAGTTTTGAAGTAAAAAAAGGTCAATTCCATGGCTTTGTAGGTAATAATGGTTCGGGGAAAACAACAACAATTAGATCGATTTTAGGTTTCTATCCTGGTATATTTGGAAAGTTATTTATTAATGGGCTTGATTTCACTAATCCTGCCGCCAAGAAGAAAATAGGATATATCCCTGAAGTTAGTATTTTTCCAAAAAATTTATCAGCAACAGAATATCTTTATTCACTTGCATTAATGTCTGGCGTTGATAAAAACACTATAAAAGATAAAATAGAACATATAATGAATACATATGGTTTTCATGTGCCAGATATGACTAAAAGCCCTGCATTTATGTCATCAGGTCAAAAAAAGTCTATTATGCTAATTCAAGCATTAATTAATGACCCTGAAATTCTAATTTTAGATGAACCTGCTGCCAATTTAGATCCCAGTTCAAGAATTAAGTTATTTAATACACTAAAACAACTACATTTAGAGGGGAAGACAATTTTAATTTCTAGTCATATTTTGGATGAATTAGAAAAATATATTGATAGCTTCACATTACTTTCTGAAGGAAAATTAGTTTATTCTGGAGCAATTAAAGAGTTAGAAAATAGAACTAAATTTAATATTAAATTAGTAGTTGATAACTATGAATTAATTAGGCCTTACTTAGAAGCTAATGATATAAATTATTACTTTGATTCTGACGCAGTGTATTGTGAGATAAAAACTAAAGAGGAAAAGCTGAATTTAATTCAAGAAATACTCAAGCTAAAATTAGACTTAATTTCAATTTCCGAAAACTATCAACCAGTAATAAGTAGATTTTTTGAGTCAACTAAAAACTAG
- a CDS encoding ABC transporter ATP-binding protein, whose translation MNQEEKQIKHKNLQGYNKKFANPIIYENYPAPLDMMEIKAEKDKGFWRSFVDYWKNLGKQIKKIFKKDKTEIDLFTGTKVEDVFGEPTNVAAEIENIYLTFKNPANPKEKNLVLRGPSLKIYEGKIHALIGESGSGKSVITSLLYGLTGSNAIIEGGKIRLYGLEVQNFTTYNWEKSKLRGRIISAVFQNPMSILDPTMKVGNQIMEGMLVNKLVKSKKEAYQESLKYLKLTKINNPEDIMKKYPHELSGGMIQRVAIASIVSLKPKILVMDEPTTALDPTVQALVLDIIRELQETFNIAIAFITHDLGVVASISDFINIMYAGQIVESGTKEEILYNAQHPYTWGLITSMPDYNKGERLQVIRGAVPSNLNNIDGDAFAVRNDYALNVDFIDEPPMYQISPTHFVKSNLLNEKAPDYEPPRVIKNLWAKYHSTLKSIYGDSYFVDEVIYNYYKNKADEHNKVASELNNERKQILEQRSSSNNANINDDKPKRDDENKINSSESKQTELDQDDYKITKKSKLSNFFDKYNDNVSGGANE comes from the coding sequence ATGAATCAAGAAGAAAAGCAAATTAAGCATAAAAATCTACAAGGTTACAATAAAAAGTTTGCAAATCCAATAATATATGAAAACTATCCAGCACCTTTAGATATGATGGAAATTAAAGCTGAAAAAGACAAAGGTTTTTGAAGATCTTTTGTTGATTACTGAAAGAATTTAGGCAAGCAGATCAAAAAAATATTTAAAAAAGACAAAACTGAAATCGACTTATTTACAGGAACAAAGGTTGAAGATGTTTTTGGCGAACCAACTAATGTTGCTGCTGAAATTGAAAATATATATCTTACATTCAAAAACCCAGCTAACCCCAAGGAAAAAAACTTAGTTCTTAGAGGGCCTAGTTTAAAAATATATGAAGGTAAAATTCACGCCTTAATTGGTGAATCTGGTTCAGGTAAGTCTGTAATTACTTCCCTGCTTTATGGATTAACAGGCTCAAATGCGATAATTGAAGGTGGCAAAATCAGATTATATGGATTGGAAGTTCAAAACTTTACAACTTATAATTGAGAGAAGTCAAAGCTTAGAGGAAGAATAATTTCTGCTGTTTTCCAAAACCCTATGTCAATTTTGGATCCAACTATGAAAGTTGGTAACCAAATAATGGAAGGTATGCTAGTTAATAAATTAGTAAAAAGCAAAAAAGAAGCTTATCAAGAGTCTTTGAAATACTTAAAACTAACTAAGATAAACAATCCTGAAGATATTATGAAAAAATATCCTCATGAACTTTCTGGAGGTATGATTCAGAGAGTTGCTATTGCTTCTATTGTTTCTCTAAAACCTAAAATTTTGGTTATGGATGAACCTACTACAGCTTTAGACCCAACTGTTCAAGCTCTTGTATTAGATATCATAAGAGAATTGCAAGAAACATTCAACATTGCGATAGCATTTATTACTCACGACCTTGGTGTTGTAGCTTCTATTTCTGACTTTATAAACATTATGTATGCAGGACAGATAGTAGAATCAGGAACTAAAGAAGAAATTCTTTACAATGCTCAACACCCTTATACATGAGGTTTGATTACTTCTATGCCTGATTATAATAAAGGCGAAAGACTTCAAGTGATAAGAGGTGCTGTGCCTTCAAATTTAAATAACATTGATGGTGATGCTTTTGCAGTACGTAATGATTATGCTTTGAATGTAGACTTTATAGATGAACCACCAATGTATCAAATTTCTCCTACTCATTTTGTCAAGAGTAACTTATTGAATGAAAAAGCTCCAGACTATGAACCACCAAGAGTTATAAAAAATCTTTGAGCTAAATATCATTCAACATTAAAATCAATTTATGGAGATAGTTATTTTGTAGATGAAGTAATTTACAATTATTACAAAAATAAAGCTGATGAGCATAACAAAGTGGCTTCTGAACTAAACAATGAAAGAAAGCAAATTCTGGAACAAAGAAGCTCATCAAACAATGCAAATATAAACGATGATAAACCAAAACGTGATGATGAAAATAAGATAAATTCATCTGAATCAAAACAAACAGAATTAGACCAAGATGACTATAAAATAACTAAAAAATCTAAATTATCTAACTTCTTTGATAAGTACAATGATAATGTAAGTGGAGGGGCAAATGAGTAA
- a CDS encoding MHO_1580 family protein, with translation MFTIILPGSIISDLNNNTVNQSNVAIIDNREFVTKATGIHYVDWSDDYKAFRFFEGSLKAHKNMVKRGAIEIRRIFNSDKFVLRYWRVSPTSIDGDEDLSFTLAINNKVVEQTSDNRQNVKYTNKELEKNLGRYDSLMDTNYFVTRTGDGCAMLQVMTLTSDYLGLSFEDLENIVVTFPMDSWRTAHGHNYDFWEVKFDKLQNKNKTINAVNNHAVIKIPEYYRFSFDEFGRTNEEVKYFNVDVNINPFSQDSKSIKLAEIKSESSKHKEEGFFIKEWKGNPEFKEKAPNQDSFDGVKKIWEANRHFLKNQSLNDLRIDSIFNSALDINNFSVDTVTTSSVYNKGTDIKQVNINDYYEFDYKKGQLVNSVSGTNKGLFIPFNFKGNFNTSYRFIWKTKDKGKNSIHTVQINNSQKVTRPMLDPYSGLVKLKVSDEVADSQRTYSFRFLSSQIKEIIELKENPSTEMFERFRNE, from the coding sequence TTGTTTACTATTATATTACCAGGTAGCATAATAAGTGATTTGAACAATAACACTGTAAATCAGAGCAATGTGGCAATAATCGATAATAGAGAATTTGTTACTAAGGCAACAGGCATTCATTACGTAGACTGGTCAGACGATTATAAAGCGTTTCGGTTTTTTGAAGGTTCGTTAAAAGCCCATAAAAATATGGTAAAAAGAGGCGCAATAGAAATAAGAAGAATTTTTAATAGTGACAAGTTTGTTCTTAGATATTGGAGAGTTTCCCCTACTTCCATTGATGGTGATGAAGATCTAAGTTTTACATTAGCTATTAACAATAAAGTTGTAGAGCAAACATCAGACAATAGACAAAATGTAAAATATACTAACAAAGAGTTAGAGAAAAATTTAGGACGCTATGATTCTCTAATGGATACAAATTACTTCGTAACTAGAACTGGAGACGGTTGTGCAATGCTTCAAGTTATGACCCTAACATCTGACTATTTAGGATTATCATTTGAGGATTTGGAAAATATTGTAGTAACTTTTCCAATGGATTCATGACGAACAGCGCACGGTCATAATTATGATTTTTGAGAAGTTAAGTTTGACAAATTACAAAATAAAAATAAAACCATCAATGCAGTAAATAATCATGCGGTAATAAAAATTCCTGAGTACTATAGATTTAGCTTTGATGAATTTGGAAGAACCAATGAAGAGGTTAAATATTTTAATGTAGATGTAAACATCAATCCATTTTCACAAGATTCTAAGTCTATTAAACTTGCTGAGATAAAATCAGAAAGCTCGAAACATAAGGAAGAAGGATTCTTTATAAAGGAATGAAAAGGCAATCCAGAATTTAAAGAGAAAGCTCCAAATCAAGACAGCTTTGATGGTGTTAAAAAGATATGAGAAGCAAACAGACACTTTTTAAAAAATCAATCTTTAAATGATTTAAGAATAGATTCTATTTTCAATTCTGCTTTGGATATTAATAATTTTTCTGTTGACACTGTCACCACGTCATCGGTATATAACAAAGGAACTGATATAAAGCAGGTTAACATCAATGATTATTATGAATTTGACTATAAAAAAGGACAATTAGTCAATTCAGTGTCCGGCACAAATAAAGGTCTATTTATTCCATTCAATTTTAAAGGTAATTTCAATACAAGTTATAGATTCATATGAAAAACTAAAGATAAAGGAAAAAACTCAATACATACTGTGCAAATTAATAATAGTCAGAAAGTAACTAGACCAATGCTAGATCCATACTCTGGATTAGTCAAACTGAAAGTCAGTGATGAAGTAGCTGATAGTCAGAGAACATATTCATTTAGATTTTTAAGCAGTCAAATAAAAGAAATTATTGAGCTGAAAGAAAATCCGTCAACAGAAATGTTTGAAAGGTTTAGAAATGAGTAA
- a CDS encoding MG284/MPN403 family protein, with product MNTTLYINNSTAEIPTKEKINIIKTLRLIDKEMDKAKLVREKFNNLLGHKDHSTENYRSRFVETLDYMNKENAEFIKKYFINQDEYSAKNNMSKSAYYRLRKEAIEEFVYYYITR from the coding sequence ATGAATACTACTCTTTACATAAATAATTCAACGGCTGAAATTCCCACTAAGGAAAAAATTAACATCATTAAAACTTTGCGACTTATTGATAAAGAAATGGACAAGGCAAAACTAGTCAGAGAAAAATTTAATAATTTGCTAGGACACAAAGATCATTCTACAGAGAACTACAGATCTAGGTTTGTGGAGACATTGGATTATATGAATAAAGAAAATGCAGAATTTATTAAAAAATACTTTATAAATCAAGATGAATACAGTGCAAAAAACAATATGTCAAAGTCAGCTTATTATAGACTAAGAAAAGAAGCAATAGAGGAGTTTGTTTACTATTATATTACCAGGTAG